In one window of Streptomyces sp. FXJ1.172 DNA:
- a CDS encoding L-idonate 5-dehydrogenase, translating to MLGCVLHGAGDLRVAELAVPVPGPGEALVAVRYGGICGSDLHYWRHGGVGDFRLREPMVPGHEVVGTVVSYGAGATGPAPGTAVAVHPATPCGRCPECADGRANVCRDVRYLGSAARFPHVQGAFAAQVAVPVGQLRELPDGLGLRRAALAEPLSVALHAVRRAGDVSGRHVLVTGAGPIGCLVVAAAKAAGAARVTVTDLVPQALGYAAVAGADTLVRADDPEDAGRPDEVDVAVEASGAAAGLDTCLRHVRRAGVVVQLGMLPPGPSPFAGNLLVSREIELRGAFRFDAEFDDALRLLAAEGKFDGLVSGVVPVRAAGDAFALAADRERSCKVLLEF from the coding sequence ATGCTGGGTTGTGTGCTTCACGGCGCGGGCGACCTGCGGGTCGCGGAGCTTGCGGTGCCCGTCCCCGGGCCCGGCGAGGCCCTGGTCGCCGTCCGCTACGGCGGCATCTGCGGCTCCGATCTGCACTACTGGCGGCACGGCGGGGTCGGGGACTTCCGGCTCCGCGAGCCGATGGTGCCCGGGCACGAGGTGGTGGGCACGGTGGTGTCCTACGGCGCCGGGGCCACCGGTCCCGCACCGGGCACGGCGGTGGCCGTGCACCCCGCCACGCCCTGCGGGCGCTGCCCGGAGTGCGCGGACGGGCGGGCGAACGTGTGCCGGGACGTGCGGTATCTGGGCAGCGCGGCCCGCTTTCCGCACGTACAGGGCGCATTCGCGGCCCAAGTTGCCGTACCCGTCGGGCAGTTGAGGGAGCTTCCGGACGGGCTCGGGCTGCGCCGGGCCGCGCTCGCCGAGCCGTTGTCGGTGGCGCTGCACGCGGTGCGGCGGGCCGGGGACGTCTCCGGCCGGCATGTGCTGGTGACCGGGGCCGGGCCGATCGGGTGCCTGGTGGTCGCGGCGGCGAAGGCGGCCGGCGCGGCACGGGTGACGGTGACCGACCTGGTGCCCCAGGCGCTCGGGTACGCGGCCGTCGCCGGCGCCGACACGCTCGTACGGGCCGACGATCCGGAGGATGCCGGCCGGCCGGACGAGGTCGACGTGGCCGTCGAGGCGTCGGGCGCCGCGGCCGGGCTCGACACCTGCCTGCGGCACGTACGGCGCGCGGGTGTGGTCGTCCAGCTCGGGATGCTGCCGCCGGGGCCGAGCCCGTTCGCCGGGAACCTGCTGGTGAGCCGGGAGATCGAGCTGCGGGGCGCGTTCCGCTTCGATGCCGAGTTCGACGACGCGCTTCGGCTGCTGGCGGCCGAGGGGAAGTTCGACGGGCTCGTCAGTGGGGTGGTTCCGGTGCGGGCGGCGGGGGACGCGTTCGCGCTGGCCGCCGACCGGGAGCGGTCCTGCAAGGTGCTGCTGGAGTTCTGA
- a CDS encoding SDR family oxidoreductase — translation MSHPLFDIGGRTALVTGSSRGIGLALARGLAEAGCTVVLNGRDGGRLDEAAAHLPGDRIRTAVFDVTDAASVAAGIADVEERVGPLDILVNNAGMQLRAPLLEFTDAGWHRILDTNLTSAFLVGREAARRMTGRGHGKIINICSLQSEVVRPGIAPYAAAKGALKMLTKGMCADWGPYGVQVNGLGPGYIETELTKPLVEDEEFSAWVRRRTPAGRWGRTEDLVGGVLFLASPAADFVSGQILYVDGGMTSVL, via the coding sequence ATGAGTCACCCGCTCTTCGACATCGGCGGCCGTACGGCCCTGGTCACGGGCTCGAGCCGGGGCATCGGCCTCGCGCTGGCCCGGGGCCTGGCCGAGGCCGGGTGCACGGTGGTCCTCAACGGACGTGACGGCGGCCGGCTGGACGAGGCGGCGGCCCACCTGCCCGGGGACCGGATCCGCACGGCGGTCTTCGACGTGACCGACGCGGCCTCGGTGGCCGCCGGGATCGCGGACGTCGAGGAGCGGGTGGGCCCGCTCGACATCCTGGTGAACAACGCGGGCATGCAACTGCGCGCCCCGCTGCTGGAGTTCACGGACGCCGGCTGGCACCGGATCCTGGACACCAACCTCACCAGCGCCTTCCTGGTCGGCCGGGAGGCGGCCCGCCGGATGACCGGGCGCGGCCACGGCAAGATCATCAACATCTGCTCGCTGCAGAGCGAGGTCGTCCGGCCCGGCATCGCGCCCTACGCGGCGGCCAAGGGCGCGCTGAAGATGCTCACCAAGGGCATGTGCGCGGACTGGGGACCGTACGGTGTCCAGGTCAACGGGCTCGGACCGGGCTACATCGAGACCGAGCTGACCAAGCCCCTCGTCGAGGACGAGGAGTTCAGCGCCTGGGTGCGCCGGCGCACCCCGGCCGGCCGCTGGGGCCGCACCGAGGACCTGGTGGGCGGCGTGCTCTTCCTCGCTTCGCCCGCGGCCGACTTCGTGAGCGGGCAGATCCTCTACGTCGACGGCGGCATGACGAGCGTCCTTTAG
- a CDS encoding GntP family permease encodes MTRLSVEMLAADTPPPITSAGHAQLGIAVLVGIAVIVLLITKFKLHAFLALTIGSLALGAAAGAPLDKTITSFTTGLGSTVAGVGVLIALGAILGKLLADSGGADQIVDTILAKAGGRAMPWAMVLIASVIGLPLFFEVGIVLLIPVVLMVAKRGNYSLMRIGIPALAGLSVMHGLIPPHPGPLVAIDAVKANLGVTLALGIVVAIPTVIIAGPLFSRVAARWVDVQAPDRMLPQRASEQLERRPGFGATLATVLLPVVLMLAKALVDIVVDDPANRTQRVFDVVGSPLIALLAAVIVGFFTLGRPAGFSKERLQQTVEKGLMPIAGILLIVGAGGGFKQTLIDSGVGQMILDISKNWSIPALLLGWLIAVVIRLATGSATVATVSAAGLAAPLAATMSTTHTALLVLAIGAGSLFFSHVNDAGFWLVKEYFGLDVGQTIKTWSAMETILSVVGGGLVLLLSLII; translated from the coding sequence GTGACCAGACTCAGCGTCGAGATGCTGGCAGCGGACACGCCTCCGCCGATCACCTCCGCCGGACACGCCCAGCTGGGCATCGCCGTCCTGGTGGGCATAGCCGTGATCGTCCTGCTCATCACCAAGTTCAAGCTCCATGCCTTCCTGGCGCTGACCATCGGGTCGCTGGCGCTCGGGGCGGCCGCCGGGGCACCGCTCGACAAGACGATCACCAGCTTCACCACCGGACTCGGCTCCACGGTGGCCGGCGTCGGCGTCCTGATCGCGCTCGGGGCGATCCTGGGCAAGCTGCTCGCCGACTCCGGCGGCGCCGACCAGATCGTCGACACGATCCTCGCCAAGGCCGGCGGGCGCGCGATGCCCTGGGCGATGGTGCTCATCGCCTCCGTGATCGGCCTGCCGCTGTTCTTCGAGGTCGGCATCGTGCTGCTGATCCCGGTCGTGCTGATGGTCGCCAAGCGCGGCAACTACTCCCTGATGCGCATCGGCATCCCGGCCCTCGCCGGTCTGTCCGTGATGCACGGCCTGATCCCGCCGCACCCCGGCCCGCTGGTCGCGATCGACGCGGTCAAGGCCAACCTGGGTGTGACCCTGGCGCTCGGCATCGTGGTCGCGATCCCGACGGTGATCATCGCCGGTCCGCTGTTCTCCAGGGTCGCGGCCCGCTGGGTGGACGTCCAGGCGCCCGACCGGATGCTGCCGCAGCGCGCCTCGGAGCAGCTGGAGCGCCGCCCCGGCTTCGGCGCGACGCTCGCCACCGTGCTGCTGCCGGTGGTGCTGATGCTGGCCAAGGCGCTGGTGGACATCGTCGTCGACGACCCGGCGAACAGGACGCAGCGCGTCTTCGACGTCGTCGGCTCCCCGCTGATCGCGCTGCTCGCGGCCGTGATCGTCGGCTTCTTCACGCTGGGCCGGCCCGCCGGGTTCAGCAAGGAGCGGCTCCAGCAGACGGTCGAGAAGGGCCTGATGCCGATCGCCGGCATCCTGCTGATCGTCGGCGCGGGCGGTGGCTTCAAGCAGACGCTGATCGACTCCGGTGTGGGCCAGATGATCCTGGACATCTCCAAGAACTGGTCGATCCCGGCGCTGCTGCTGGGCTGGCTGATCGCGGTCGTGATCCGGCTGGCCACGGGCTCGGCGACGGTGGCGACGGTCTCGGCGGCCGGTCTGGCCGCGCCGCTCGCGGCGACCATGTCGACCACCCACACCGCCCTGCTGGTCCTCGCCATCGGCGCCGGCTCGCTCTTCTTCAGTCATGTCAACGACGCCGGCTTCTGGCTGGTGAAGGAGTACTTCGGGCTGGACGTCGGGCAGACCATCAAGACCTGGTCGGCGATGGAGACGATCCTCTCGGTGGTCGGCGGCGGACTGGTCCTGCTCCTCTCACTGATCATCTAG
- a CDS encoding gluconokinase produces MRTPQVVVVMGVAGTGKTTIGPLLAARLGVPYAEGDDFHPPANIAKMSAGTPLDDTDRWPWLDAIGHWAHGRAGLGGVVSSSALKRSYRDRLRAAAPGVVFVHLTGDRKLIEDRMGHRQGHFMPTALLDSQFATLQPLEPDEAGVAVDVSGSPEEITERAVQALAALPAASA; encoded by the coding sequence ATGCGTACCCCCCAGGTCGTCGTCGTGATGGGCGTCGCGGGGACGGGCAAGACCACCATCGGTCCCTTGCTCGCCGCGCGGCTGGGCGTCCCGTACGCCGAGGGCGACGACTTCCACCCGCCGGCCAACATCGCCAAGATGTCGGCCGGGACCCCGCTGGACGACACCGACCGGTGGCCGTGGCTGGACGCCATCGGGCACTGGGCGCACGGGCGGGCCGGGCTGGGCGGGGTGGTCAGCAGCTCGGCGTTGAAGCGGTCGTACCGCGACCGGCTCAGGGCCGCGGCTCCCGGGGTCGTGTTCGTGCACCTCACGGGCGACCGGAAGCTGATCGAGGACCGGATGGGCCACCGGCAGGGCCACTTCATGCCGACCGCCCTGCTGGACTCCCAGTTCGCGACGCTCCAGCCCCTGGAGCCGGACGAGGCGGGAGTCGCCGTCGACGTCAGCGGCAGCCCCGAGGAGATCACCGAACGCGCCGTCCAGGCGCTGGCCGCGCTTCCCGCCGCATCCGCCTGA
- a CDS encoding FadR/GntR family transcriptional regulator, translating to MSTPGRGLHGHVLDTLGPAITAGEYPPGSVLRTDELAQHFEVSRSVMREAVRVLESMHLVESRRRVGVIVRQKSEWNVYDPQVIRWRLAGADRPHQLRSLTVLRSAVEPVAAGLAARHATAGQCAELTECALGMVANSRGHQLEGYLIHDMAFHRVILTASGNEMFARLGDVVAEVLAGRTHHEVMFEDPDPAAVTLHVQVAEAVRAGDAARAEELTRQITVGALQELDILAP from the coding sequence ATGAGCACACCGGGCCGGGGGCTGCACGGCCATGTACTGGACACCCTCGGCCCCGCGATCACCGCGGGCGAGTACCCGCCGGGCAGCGTCCTGCGCACGGACGAACTCGCCCAGCACTTCGAGGTGTCACGCTCCGTGATGCGCGAGGCGGTCCGCGTGCTCGAATCCATGCACCTGGTCGAGTCCCGCCGCCGGGTCGGCGTGATCGTCCGCCAGAAGTCCGAGTGGAACGTCTACGACCCGCAGGTCATCCGCTGGCGCCTCGCGGGCGCCGACCGCCCGCACCAGCTGCGCTCGCTGACCGTGCTGCGCTCCGCGGTCGAACCCGTCGCCGCGGGCCTCGCCGCGCGGCACGCGACGGCCGGGCAGTGCGCCGAACTCACCGAGTGCGCGCTCGGCATGGTGGCCAACTCACGCGGCCACCAGCTCGAGGGGTACCTGATACATGACATGGCCTTCCACCGCGTCATCCTGACCGCCTCGGGCAACGAGATGTTCGCCCGCCTCGGCGACGTCGTCGCCGAGGTCCTGGCCGGCCGCACCCACCACGAGGTCATGTTCGAGGACCCCGACCCGGCGGCGGTCACCCTGCACGTCCAGGTCGCCGAGGCGGTGCGCGCGGGCGACGCGGCCCGCGCCGAGGAACTGACCCGGCAGATCACCGTGGGCGCCCTCCAGGAACTGGACATCCTGGCGCCCTGA
- a CDS encoding YchJ family protein, whose protein sequence is MTSRTCPCGLPRPYDACCGRFHAGAATAPSAELLMRSRYSAFVTGDAGYLLRTWHPRTRPGRLDLDPRMRWTGLEILDSTDGSAFHATGTVTFRASYRGGSLHERSRFERVDGAWVYVDGEFLD, encoded by the coding sequence ATGACCTCGCGCACCTGTCCCTGTGGGCTCCCCCGGCCGTACGACGCCTGCTGCGGCCGCTTCCACGCCGGAGCGGCCACCGCGCCGAGTGCCGAGTTGCTGATGCGCTCGCGGTACAGCGCGTTCGTGACGGGGGACGCCGGGTATCTGCTGCGCACCTGGCATCCACGGACCCGGCCGGGGCGGCTGGACCTCGATCCGCGGATGCGGTGGACGGGGCTGGAGATCCTGGACAGCACCGACGGGTCCGCCTTCCACGCCACGGGCACGGTGACGTTCCGCGCCTCCTACCGGGGCGGTTCGCTGCACGAGCGCAGCCGGTTCGAGCGGGTGGACGGGGCCTGGGTGTACGTGGACGGGGAGTTCCTGGACTGA
- a CDS encoding dsRBD fold-containing protein, giving the protein MTDPMRGRPPAVKEWRLNLYLSEHDPDTTARIVLDTGDNVMESRAEARRNPYDPDVPEIGDELAAGRALIAMGRILLRAADGDMKAVGAVDLEDPSPLWLDRE; this is encoded by the coding sequence ATGACCGATCCCATGCGCGGCCGTCCTCCGGCCGTCAAGGAGTGGCGGCTGAACCTGTATCTGTCCGAGCACGACCCGGACACCACGGCCCGGATCGTGCTGGACACCGGTGACAACGTGATGGAGAGCCGCGCCGAGGCCCGCCGCAACCCGTACGACCCCGACGTCCCGGAGATCGGCGACGAACTGGCCGCCGGGCGGGCACTCATCGCCATGGGAAGGATCCTGCTGCGCGCCGCCGACGGGGACATGAAGGCGGTGGGGGCGGTCGACCTGGAGGACCCTTCGCCGCTGTGGCTGGACCGGGAGTGA
- a CDS encoding M1 family metallopeptidase, with the protein MAVQQSAGPDPYFPDNGDPRYRVHRYELTLDYRPGPNRLAGTARINAIAGRAPLAEFQLNLAGFRIGRIRVDGRQPHYTHRGGRLRVKPAKPLRAGAAFTVEVHWSGNPKPVTSPWGGIGWEELADGALVASQPTGAPSWYPCNDRPADKASYLIQVTTPSAYAVVSGGRLLTRTTKASTTTWVYEQSAPTSSYLVGLAIGKLQTVLLGDPGPGGVPQHGHIPAHLLPAFSRDFARQPAMMELFQELFGPYPFEEYAVAVTEEELDVPVEAQGLSLFGSNHVDGNRGSERLVAHELAHQWFGNCVSIADWRHIWLNEGFAKYAEWLWSERSGGRSAQQLAAAAHRLLAGQPQDLRLADPGRRSMFDDRLYERGGLTLHALRCALGDDAFFRMLRGWVRQHRGGSVTTAAFVEHVTRFADESPAGLFEAWVYGAKLPPLPVVPGQHT; encoded by the coding sequence GTGGCAGTTCAGCAGTCGGCCGGCCCGGACCCGTACTTCCCGGACAACGGCGATCCCCGGTACCGGGTGCATCGCTACGAACTCACGCTGGACTACCGGCCGGGCCCCAACCGGCTGGCCGGCACCGCCCGGATCAACGCCATCGCGGGCCGGGCGCCGCTGGCCGAGTTCCAGCTGAACCTGGCCGGCTTCAGGATCGGCCGGATCCGGGTGGACGGCCGACAGCCGCACTACACGCACCGGGGCGGGAGGCTGCGGGTGAAGCCGGCGAAGCCGCTGCGCGCCGGGGCCGCCTTCACCGTGGAGGTGCACTGGTCCGGCAATCCCAAGCCGGTGACCAGCCCCTGGGGCGGGATCGGCTGGGAGGAGCTGGCGGACGGGGCGCTGGTGGCGAGCCAGCCGACCGGGGCGCCGTCCTGGTACCCGTGCAACGACCGGCCCGCCGACAAGGCGTCGTACCTGATCCAGGTCACCACGCCGTCGGCGTACGCCGTGGTCTCGGGCGGGCGGCTGCTGACCCGGACGACGAAGGCGTCCACGACCACCTGGGTGTACGAGCAGTCCGCGCCCACGTCCAGCTATCTCGTCGGACTCGCGATCGGCAAGCTGCAGACGGTGCTGCTGGGCGATCCGGGGCCGGGCGGGGTGCCGCAGCACGGCCACATCCCGGCCCATCTGCTGCCCGCGTTCTCCCGGGACTTCGCGCGCCAGCCCGCGATGATGGAGCTGTTCCAGGAGCTGTTCGGGCCGTACCCGTTCGAGGAGTACGCGGTCGCGGTGACGGAGGAGGAACTCGATGTGCCGGTCGAGGCACAGGGGTTGTCGCTGTTCGGCTCCAACCACGTGGACGGCAACCGGGGTTCGGAGCGGCTGGTGGCGCACGAGCTGGCGCACCAGTGGTTCGGCAACTGCGTGTCCATCGCCGACTGGCGGCACATCTGGCTGAACGAGGGCTTCGCCAAGTACGCGGAGTGGCTGTGGTCCGAGCGTTCGGGCGGTCGCAGCGCCCAGCAACTGGCCGCCGCGGCCCACCGGTTGCTGGCCGGGCAGCCGCAGGATCTGCGGCTGGCCGATCCGGGGCGCCGGTCGATGTTCGACGACCGGCTCTACGAGCGGGGCGGGCTGACCCTGCACGCGCTGCGCTGCGCGCTCGGCGACGACGCGTTCTTCCGCATGCTGCGCGGCTGGGTGCGCCAGCACCGGGGCGGGTCGGTGACGACGGCGGCGTTCGTCGAACACGTGACCAGGTTCGCGGACGAGTCACCGGCCGGACTGTTCGAGGCATGGGTGTACGGGGCGAAGCTGCCGCCGCTGCCGGTCGTCCCGGGACAGCACACCTAG
- a CDS encoding Pls/PosA family non-ribosomal peptide synthetase translates to MAAIDESSALGLLDEEIRTQFGDRARFSAGAAASPRTLVDVFEATVRSHPDEPALDDGTTCLTYRELAVEVERLRLRLARHMVGLGDRVGVRVPSGTNELYIAILAVLAAGAAYVPVDAEDPDERAELVFGEAAVRAVVGAGHAIDVQGDGGSPAARPGTGQDAWIIFTSGSTGKPKGVAVTHRSAAAFVDAEAALFLTEEPIGPGDRVMAGLSVAFDASCEEMWLAWRYGACLVPVPRSQVRSGADLGPWLVEQEITVVSTVPTLAALWEPGTLNDVRLLIFGGEACPPELAQRLVTEGREVWNTYGPTEATVVACASLLTGEEPIRIGLPLNGWELAVVDEAGEPVAMGGSGQLVIGGVGLARYLDAEKDAEKYAPLESLGWERAYRSGDLVRAEPEGLVFLGRADEQIKLGGRRIELGEVDAALQALPQVAGAAAAVRTARSGNQLLVGYVVTQDGWDHAAAVEKLRAELPAALVPLLAPVAELPTRTSGKVDRGALPWPLEGVETPKAGLYGTEAWLAEQWAAVLGIPVTSAFDDFFAIGGGSLAAAQLTTRLRTRYPSAAVLDIYQQPVLRKLARRLEDSAQDDGKARTVAPVPVRAQALQLLLLLPLFTVLGLRWTLVLAAVGNLLTGYAWLPTAPWWLIAVGGLLLFTPPGRIAIAAGGARLLLRGLEPGRYPRGGGLHLRLWTAERLAEFSGATTLTGSWLERYARALGAKVGPEVDLHSLPPVTGMLKLGRGAAVESEVDLSGYWLDGDRLVVGPVKVGAHATVGTRSMLFPGARVGKRAEVAPGSAVSGQIPTGQRWAGAPAVKLGKAKRNWPQERPQRGTYWRVMYGVTGHALSALPLVAGVAALLVARLFVAPGAFAAGALRGAALALVPATLAYGLAYALLILVAVRVLSLGLREGTHPTHSRVGWQAWAVTQLMDRSRETLFPLYAGLVTPVWLRLLGMRIGRGAEVSTVLALPSLTTVGDGAFLADDTLTAPYELGGGWMRIGRAQIGRRAFLGNSGMTAPGRRVPDGGLVGVLSATPKKAKKGTSYLGLPPVKLPRSAADADQSRTYDPPARLLWARGLVELCRIVPVLCSAALAAATVSALCALGPWAWALSGPVLLVAGVVAGLVSVVAKWLLVGRHRAGEHPLWSAFVWRNELADTFVEVLAVPWLAGSVPGTPVMTAWLRGLGARIGRGVWVESYWLPETDLVTLEDGATVNRGCVLQTHLFHDRILRTDTVVLRAGATLGPGGIVLPGSTVGARTTLGPASLVMAAESVPDDTRWLGNPIEAWRP, encoded by the coding sequence ATGGCAGCCATAGACGAGAGCAGCGCTCTCGGCCTGCTCGACGAAGAGATCCGCACGCAGTTCGGCGACCGGGCGCGCTTCTCGGCGGGGGCCGCCGCCTCTCCGCGCACCCTGGTCGACGTCTTCGAGGCGACCGTGCGGTCCCATCCGGACGAGCCCGCCCTGGACGACGGTACGACGTGTCTCACCTATCGCGAGCTGGCCGTCGAGGTGGAGCGGCTGCGGCTGCGGCTCGCCAGGCACATGGTCGGGCTCGGGGACCGGGTCGGGGTGCGGGTCCCGTCCGGGACGAACGAGCTGTACATCGCGATTCTCGCGGTGCTCGCCGCCGGTGCCGCGTACGTCCCCGTCGACGCCGAGGACCCGGACGAGCGGGCCGAGCTGGTGTTCGGGGAGGCGGCGGTGCGGGCCGTCGTCGGGGCCGGGCACGCCATCGACGTCCAGGGCGACGGGGGCTCTCCCGCCGCGCGGCCCGGCACCGGGCAGGACGCGTGGATCATCTTCACCTCCGGGTCCACCGGGAAGCCCAAGGGCGTCGCCGTCACGCACCGCAGCGCCGCCGCCTTCGTGGACGCGGAGGCCGCCCTCTTCCTCACCGAGGAGCCGATCGGGCCCGGAGACCGGGTCATGGCGGGGCTGTCGGTCGCCTTCGACGCCTCCTGCGAGGAGATGTGGCTGGCCTGGCGGTACGGCGCCTGTCTGGTGCCGGTGCCTCGGTCGCAGGTCAGGAGCGGTGCCGATCTGGGACCGTGGCTGGTCGAGCAGGAGATCACGGTCGTGTCCACGGTGCCGACGCTGGCGGCGCTGTGGGAGCCCGGGACGCTCAACGACGTACGGCTGCTGATCTTCGGCGGCGAGGCCTGCCCGCCCGAGCTGGCGCAGCGGCTGGTCACCGAGGGGCGCGAGGTGTGGAACACCTACGGGCCGACCGAGGCGACCGTCGTGGCCTGCGCGTCGCTGCTCACCGGCGAGGAGCCCATACGGATCGGGCTGCCGCTGAACGGCTGGGAGCTGGCCGTCGTCGACGAGGCCGGTGAGCCCGTGGCCATGGGCGGCAGCGGGCAGCTGGTGATCGGCGGGGTCGGGCTCGCGCGGTATCTCGACGCCGAGAAGGACGCGGAGAAGTACGCGCCCCTGGAATCCCTCGGCTGGGAGCGGGCCTATCGCAGTGGTGACCTGGTCAGGGCCGAGCCGGAAGGGCTGGTCTTCCTGGGCCGGGCCGACGAGCAGATCAAGCTCGGCGGGCGGCGGATCGAGCTGGGCGAGGTGGACGCCGCGCTGCAGGCGCTGCCCCAGGTGGCGGGGGCCGCGGCCGCCGTGCGCACCGCCCGCAGCGGCAATCAGCTGCTCGTCGGCTATGTCGTCACCCAGGACGGCTGGGACCACGCGGCCGCCGTGGAGAAGCTGCGCGCCGAGCTGCCGGCCGCGCTGGTGCCGTTGCTCGCGCCCGTCGCCGAGCTGCCGACCCGGACGTCCGGGAAGGTGGACCGGGGCGCCCTGCCGTGGCCGCTGGAGGGCGTCGAGACGCCCAAGGCCGGCCTGTACGGCACCGAGGCCTGGCTGGCCGAGCAGTGGGCCGCGGTCCTCGGCATCCCGGTGACCAGCGCCTTCGACGACTTCTTCGCGATCGGCGGCGGCAGTCTGGCCGCCGCCCAGCTCACCACCCGGCTGCGCACCCGCTACCCGAGTGCCGCCGTCCTCGACATCTACCAGCAGCCCGTCCTGCGCAAGCTGGCCCGGCGGCTGGAGGACTCGGCGCAGGACGACGGCAAGGCCCGCACGGTGGCGCCGGTGCCGGTGCGTGCCCAGGCGCTGCAGCTGCTGCTGCTCCTCCCGCTGTTCACGGTGCTCGGGCTGCGCTGGACGCTGGTGCTGGCCGCCGTCGGGAATCTGCTGACCGGGTACGCCTGGCTGCCGACCGCGCCCTGGTGGCTCATCGCCGTCGGTGGCCTGCTGCTCTTCACCCCGCCCGGCCGGATCGCCATCGCGGCGGGCGGGGCGCGGCTGCTGCTGCGGGGCCTGGAACCAGGGCGGTATCCGCGCGGTGGCGGCCTGCATCTGCGGCTGTGGACCGCCGAGCGGCTGGCCGAGTTCAGCGGGGCCACCACCCTGACGGGCTCCTGGCTGGAGCGGTACGCCCGCGCGCTGGGCGCCAAGGTCGGGCCCGAGGTCGATCTGCACTCGCTGCCGCCGGTCACCGGCATGCTCAAACTGGGCCGGGGCGCGGCCGTGGAGTCCGAGGTCGATCTGTCGGGGTACTGGCTGGACGGCGACCGGCTGGTGGTCGGCCCGGTCAAGGTCGGCGCGCACGCCACCGTCGGCACCCGCAGCATGCTCTTCCCGGGCGCCCGGGTCGGCAAGCGGGCCGAGGTGGCCCCCGGCTCGGCGGTCAGCGGGCAGATACCGACCGGTCAGCGGTGGGCGGGCGCGCCCGCGGTCAAGCTGGGCAAGGCCAAGCGCAACTGGCCGCAGGAACGCCCGCAGCGGGGCACGTACTGGCGGGTGATGTACGGCGTCACCGGTCATGCGCTGAGCGCGCTGCCGCTGGTCGCGGGCGTGGCCGCGCTGCTGGTCGCCCGGCTCTTCGTGGCGCCCGGCGCCTTCGCGGCCGGTGCCCTGCGCGGGGCCGCGCTCGCGCTGGTCCCGGCCACGCTGGCCTACGGGCTGGCGTACGCGCTGCTGATCCTCGTCGCCGTACGCGTGCTGAGCCTCGGGCTGCGCGAGGGCACGCATCCGACGCACAGCCGGGTGGGCTGGCAGGCGTGGGCCGTGACGCAGCTGATGGACCGCTCCCGCGAGACGCTGTTCCCGCTGTACGCCGGGCTGGTCACACCGGTGTGGCTGCGGCTGCTGGGGATGCGGATCGGGCGGGGTGCCGAGGTGTCGACCGTGCTGGCGCTGCCGAGCCTGACCACCGTCGGCGACGGGGCGTTCCTCGCGGACGACACGCTGACCGCGCCGTACGAGCTGGGCGGCGGCTGGATGCGGATCGGACGCGCGCAGATCGGGCGCCGGGCCTTCCTCGGGAACTCCGGAATGACCGCGCCGGGGCGGCGGGTGCCGGACGGCGGTCTGGTCGGTGTGCTGTCGGCGACGCCCAAGAAGGCGAAGAAGGGCACCTCGTACCTGGGGCTGCCCCCGGTGAAGCTGCCGCGCAGCGCCGCCGACGCGGACCAGAGCCGTACCTACGACCCGCCGGCCCGGCTGCTGTGGGCGCGCGGGCTGGTGGAGCTGTGCCGGATCGTTCCGGTGCTGTGCTCGGCGGCGCTGGCCGCGGCGACGGTGTCGGCGCTGTGTGCGCTGGGCCCGTGGGCCTGGGCGCTGTCGGGTCCGGTGCTGCTGGTGGCGGGTGTCGTCGCGGGGCTGGTCTCGGTCGTCGCGAAGTGGCTGCTCGTGGGGCGGCACCGGGCCGGGGAGCATCCGCTGTGGAGCGCGTTCGTGTGGCGCAACGAGCTGGCCGACACCTTCGTCGAGGTGCTGGCCGTGCCGTGGCTGGCCGGGTCCGTACCGGGCACGCCGGTGATGACGGCCTGGCTGCGCGGACTCGGCGCGCGCATCGGCAGGGGCGTGTGGGTGGAGAGCTACTGGCTGCCGGAGACGGACCTGGTGACGCTGGAGGACGGCGCCACCGTGAACCGCGGCTGTGTGCTGCAGACCCACCTCTTCCATGACCGGATCTTGCGGACGGATACTGTGGTTCTCCGTGCGGGCGCCACCCTGGGGCCTGGCGGGATCGTGCTGCCCGGCAGCACGGTCGGGGCCCGTACGACACTGGGTCCCGCGTCGCTCGTCATGGCCGCGGAGTCCGTTCCGGACGACACCCGCTGGCTCGGCAACCCGATCGAGGCATGGCGCCCGTGA